In Aristaeella hokkaidonensis, the following are encoded in one genomic region:
- a CDS encoding UvrD-helicase domain-containing protein, which translates to MMWTEDQQRVISSSSQRLICSAAAGSGKTAVMIERIVRLIREGADPFSFLVITFTNAAAAEMKEKIRKRLLAERKDPIIASAAEKASAMEICTIHAFCQHLIRQEFQIVGVDPFFQISTGAQREQLFADAFRQACNKLRDEEDADYLSFIRQYEPGEARTIVTTVWGFIMSLPDPFGWLKTKAEDVPLYVDRDHPWFRTVSRMVNEKILRLQIILRQQADMFDEYEKQEAYRPVFIEDQKRVETLCRWKDGEDISRDELEKGFCKAPVLRNLNDREIDWKERYQNYRKQLKDICSELQTWILPDHEKITREFTEIRNSLRGLARITEETHLAYEKNKARACVLDFTDLEHKALAILQDETVRESVRSRYQRIFVDECQDVSSVQDALIQALAGENNTLFMVGDVKQSIYRFRQANPKLFLSRITDQGPDAGECIFLQENFRSRPEVLETANIIFREVMRKEAADLEYAPSDELRAGRTDCEDHVPVMVDLLNVGEEQTRLEAVANHTAEQIRQMIEEKKYRYKDMMILMPEVSTDGPKLTDLLKERGIPVFFDGKGGFFEQQEVIVFRNLLMLVDNPHLDLPLLTALVNPPFDFTEEELSHIRLKYTGKKKPFWQAFEMMAEEKSPLGMKCREVKEKLEGWRFLAPRTQLSDFLWYLLEDTLLCAIYGASDHGNAAKKNLRSLCLQAEQAADHGIYSLRDFLNFLSEQASGGEMQAASALGNDDDLVRIMTMHKSKGLQFPVVFCLGLDKGLKGKAGERVQLDEELGLCLRYKVPEWRLCRKTAADEIFTWKKDHDVKAEKICLLYVAITRAQEKLFLVGTETDRPIWYMPPGDHRTLAASDYLDLVLPALMDNDKKSTSCAQASKPYEIRIFDSIQQKTVERPEVIHNLKSWVETLLSAPPVDELWKNDSEEKKLPEDENRLKKYSVTALLRNARNRIFLENEEQTPEEKRTPDYVEHMLRKYETGSRPSFMDPVKEAGGAARGTVIHRFLSLVNLDAMRQEGGTDAEQLIAVRDRLVSEQVFTPEEAAWIRPEIISRFFTSEIGKRMLASPEVHREWDFNLYVQERGMIVQGMIDCAFREGDGWILLDYKTDHIENEEEFMEEYRPQLEWYAVALRELTGKPVLESWLYALSVDKAYRL; encoded by the coding sequence ATGATGTGGACAGAAGACCAGCAAAGGGTGATCAGCTCCTCGTCGCAGAGGCTGATTTGTTCCGCTGCGGCCGGCAGCGGTAAAACTGCTGTCATGATTGAAAGAATTGTGAGGCTGATCCGGGAAGGAGCAGACCCTTTTTCTTTTCTGGTGATTACCTTTACCAACGCTGCTGCCGCGGAAATGAAGGAAAAGATCCGGAAACGGCTGCTGGCGGAAAGAAAGGATCCGATCATAGCTTCGGCTGCGGAAAAAGCGTCTGCCATGGAAATCTGCACGATCCATGCCTTCTGCCAGCATCTGATCCGGCAGGAGTTCCAGATTGTCGGAGTGGATCCTTTCTTCCAGATCAGTACCGGCGCCCAGCGGGAACAGTTGTTTGCGGATGCTTTCCGACAGGCGTGCAACAAACTGAGGGATGAAGAAGATGCAGATTACCTGTCCTTCATCCGGCAGTATGAACCGGGAGAAGCCAGGACAATTGTCACAACGGTCTGGGGCTTTATTATGAGTCTTCCTGATCCCTTCGGCTGGCTGAAAACGAAGGCTGAGGACGTTCCGCTGTATGTGGACCGGGATCATCCCTGGTTCCGGACGGTATCCCGGATGGTCAATGAAAAAATCCTGCGGCTTCAGATTATTCTGAGGCAGCAGGCGGATATGTTTGATGAATATGAAAAACAGGAAGCTTACCGTCCTGTCTTTATTGAGGATCAGAAACGGGTGGAGACGCTTTGCCGCTGGAAAGACGGAGAAGATATCAGCCGTGACGAACTGGAAAAAGGTTTCTGCAAAGCTCCGGTTCTGAGAAACCTGAATGACCGGGAGATTGACTGGAAAGAACGGTACCAGAATTACCGGAAACAGCTGAAGGATATCTGCAGCGAACTGCAAACCTGGATTCTGCCGGATCATGAGAAAATCACAAGGGAGTTTACGGAAATCCGAAATTCCCTGCGGGGCCTTGCGAGAATTACGGAAGAAACCCATCTGGCCTATGAAAAGAATAAAGCCCGAGCCTGTGTGCTGGATTTCACCGATCTGGAACATAAAGCCCTGGCAATTCTTCAGGACGAAACAGTCAGGGAATCGGTCCGGAGCCGTTATCAGCGGATATTTGTGGATGAATGCCAGGACGTTTCCTCTGTCCAGGATGCTTTGATCCAGGCGCTGGCCGGGGAAAACAATACCCTGTTTATGGTCGGGGATGTAAAGCAGAGCATCTATCGATTCCGCCAGGCCAATCCGAAGCTGTTTCTTTCCCGGATTACGGATCAGGGACCGGACGCGGGAGAGTGTATTTTCCTGCAAGAAAACTTCCGTTCCCGTCCGGAAGTCCTGGAAACAGCCAATATCATTTTCCGGGAAGTCATGCGGAAAGAGGCTGCGGACCTTGAATATGCGCCGTCGGATGAGCTGCGGGCCGGCCGCACTGACTGTGAAGATCATGTACCCGTGATGGTGGATCTGCTGAATGTGGGCGAGGAGCAGACACGACTGGAAGCTGTCGCGAATCATACGGCGGAACAGATCCGGCAAATGATTGAGGAAAAGAAATACAGATATAAGGATATGATGATCCTGATGCCGGAGGTCAGCACCGACGGACCGAAACTGACGGATCTGCTGAAGGAACGGGGCATTCCTGTCTTCTTTGATGGAAAAGGCGGCTTCTTTGAACAGCAGGAAGTAATCGTTTTCCGCAACCTGCTGATGCTGGTGGATAATCCCCATCTGGATCTTCCCCTGCTGACCGCTCTGGTGAATCCACCCTTTGACTTTACGGAAGAAGAACTGAGTCATATCCGCCTGAAGTATACCGGCAAAAAGAAGCCGTTCTGGCAGGCCTTTGAGATGATGGCGGAAGAAAAGAGCCCGCTGGGAATGAAATGCCGGGAGGTAAAGGAAAAGCTGGAGGGCTGGCGTTTCCTGGCACCGCGGACACAGCTTTCAGATTTTCTCTGGTATCTGCTGGAGGATACGCTCCTGTGCGCAATTTACGGAGCGTCGGATCACGGAAATGCTGCCAAAAAGAACCTGAGAAGCCTCTGTCTTCAGGCGGAGCAGGCAGCGGATCATGGCATATACAGCCTGAGGGATTTCCTGAACTTCCTGTCTGAGCAGGCGTCCGGCGGTGAAATGCAGGCTGCTTCGGCTTTGGGGAATGACGATGACCTGGTCCGGATTATGACTATGCATAAATCAAAAGGCCTGCAGTTTCCGGTTGTGTTCTGCCTGGGGCTGGATAAGGGCCTGAAGGGGAAAGCCGGAGAACGCGTCCAGCTGGACGAGGAGCTGGGCCTGTGCCTGCGCTACAAGGTTCCGGAGTGGCGCCTGTGCCGGAAAACGGCAGCGGATGAAATCTTCACATGGAAAAAAGATCATGACGTGAAGGCGGAAAAAATCTGTCTTCTCTATGTGGCAATCACCCGGGCCCAGGAAAAATTATTCCTTGTCGGAACGGAGACGGACCGGCCGATCTGGTACATGCCTCCCGGGGATCACAGAACGCTGGCTGCCTCAGATTACCTGGATCTGGTTTTACCTGCACTGATGGATAACGACAAGAAATCCACAAGCTGTGCACAGGCCTCAAAGCCTTATGAAATAAGGATTTTTGATAGTATTCAACAGAAAACTGTGGAAAGACCGGAAGTTATCCACAACCTGAAATCATGGGTTGAAACCTTACTTTCTGCACCGCCTGTGGATGAACTGTGGAAGAATGATTCTGAAGAAAAAAAACTTCCGGAGGACGAAAACCGGCTGAAAAAATACTCCGTCACAGCATTGCTCCGGAATGCGCGTAACCGTATCTTCCTGGAGAACGAGGAACAAACGCCGGAAGAGAAGCGTACGCCGGATTATGTGGAGCATATGCTCCGGAAGTATGAGACGGGCAGCAGGCCCTCGTTTATGGATCCTGTGAAGGAAGCCGGAGGCGCCGCCAGGGGTACGGTAATCCACCGTTTCCTGTCCCTTGTGAACCTGGATGCCATGAGGCAGGAGGGCGGAACGGATGCTGAACAGCTGATCGCTGTAAGGGACAGGCTGGTCAGCGAGCAGGTTTTCACACCGGAAGAGGCGGCCTGGATCCGTCCTGAAATCATCAGCAGGTTCTTCACATCCGAAATCGGGAAACGGATGCTGGCCAGTCCGGAAGTCCACAGGGAATGGGATTTCAACCTGTATGTGCAGGAACGGGGTATGATTGTGCAGGGAATGATTGACTGTGCCTTCCGGGAAGGCGACGGATGGATCCTGCTGGACTACAAAACGGACCATATCGAAAATGAAGAAGAGTTTATGGAGGAGTATCGTCCCCAGCTTGAGTGGTATGCTGTCGCACTGCGGGAACTGACCGGTAAACCGGTCCTGGAGAGCTGGCTTTATGCTCTGTCTGTGGATAAAGCATACAGGCTTTAA
- a CDS encoding MBL fold metallo-hydrolase produces the protein MICLTHPLAGKTKDAICNAVEVRVCVEHNLLITHYYHSGFSVASERTLVVFDYWRGENGELKPDRQITTEQLRQYENVFVFISHEHVDHLDPIVFTWSEAGNVTYIVSSDMPVGTRGKRMAPGDTLKLSEELTVTAFDSTDLGVSFLTEFCGIRIFHAGDLNFWHWREESTMQEIEEADAEFRKAVKPLEQQKIDVAFFPVDPRQGAMFEAGANYFILSAKPRILIPMHYFRRADTALDYARTASCRTTEVIALPGYGDRLRIQADEDHYLNVSFPSDENAGETDENAPADGSELPLDEGDTMLSEDDPFLESDLPLASLAEEDDQDPEAE, from the coding sequence ATGATTTGTCTTACACACCCTTTAGCCGGAAAGACGAAGGATGCTATTTGCAATGCCGTGGAGGTGCGCGTCTGCGTGGAGCACAATCTGTTAATTACTCATTATTACCACAGCGGTTTTTCCGTCGCGAGTGAACGGACGCTTGTGGTCTTTGACTATTGGCGCGGAGAGAACGGTGAACTGAAGCCAGACAGGCAGATCACCACCGAGCAGCTCAGACAATATGAGAACGTATTTGTATTCATCAGCCATGAGCATGTTGATCACCTGGATCCGATCGTTTTCACCTGGAGTGAAGCCGGAAATGTGACCTATATTGTCTCCTCAGATATGCCCGTGGGTACCCGCGGCAAGCGGATGGCACCGGGAGACACCCTGAAGCTGTCTGAGGAGCTTACTGTAACCGCTTTTGATTCCACAGACCTTGGCGTCAGTTTTCTGACGGAGTTCTGCGGTATCCGGATCTTCCACGCAGGGGACCTGAATTTCTGGCACTGGCGGGAAGAATCCACCATGCAGGAGATCGAAGAAGCGGACGCTGAGTTCCGTAAGGCCGTCAAACCGCTTGAACAGCAGAAGATCGACGTGGCCTTTTTCCCGGTTGATCCCCGGCAGGGTGCCATGTTTGAGGCCGGTGCAAACTATTTCATTCTCAGCGCCAAGCCCCGGATCCTGATCCCGATGCATTATTTCCGTCGTGCGGACACTGCCCTGGATTATGCCCGTACAGCCAGCTGCCGTACAACAGAAGTGATCGCCCTTCCCGGATACGGAGACAGGCTCCGGATCCAGGCGGATGAGGATCATTACCTGAACGTCTCCTTCCCGTCAGATGAAAACGCCGGGGAAACGGATGAGAACGCCCCGGCAGACGGCTCGGAACTGCCCCTTGATGAAGGAGATACCATGCTGTCGGAAGACGATCCTTTCCTGGAGAGCGATCTTCCCCTTGCATCCCTTGCGGAAGAGGATGATCAGGACCCTGAAGCCGAATGA